GGTTGGCTGAAATGATTGGTGAAATCAGTTTACGTTTCTATTTTCCTGTTTCTTTACCGCGGGTACTTAAGAGCTGGTCCCTTGGTGTTATGTGACAGGCCGTTACTGAGCTATCGACAATCTTAAGGTGAGTTCAATAGGCACGGGGAGGGGGTTCATTAAATGGCGCGCTATCTTGTATCACGCGTACGATAATGCGCGCCGGTACATGGTGTGCGAAACACCGGCACTCACCGACACACGCACCCGGTCCCGGGTTCGGGCACGTACCGATACGGAGCTGGGAAGGACTTTGATATCTAACCATCGCGCcatggaagttgatatgcaaGCGGACGATTAAATGGTATCGTCGTTGACAAACCGGGGGCTTCAACCATCTTAACTGATGTCGTTGACGCAGCTCACGTAGTAGCAGCGACAAGATCGAGATGGCTGCGATCGGGCGGGAGGGGCTGTAATTATATTTAACCAGAATCATCGATCGCCGACAGTTGGGCGCTTTATGGAATGGAGGCATAAAAATAACCCTTCGGTTAATCACGCTGGCGTACATAATTATCTTCCGTGCGTGTTTTTATTATGACGTTATAATGGATGTCCTGTCTCATCGCTCATCGTCGAAGGGTTCGTTTATCAAGCAATTGAGGGAAGTTATTGGAATGCTAACATTTTTATAGTAAAACTAGTAGGAAGAGAAGTAAAAATCTATGAATTAGGTTGTGTTTTTCACCTGCAATTGAATTGTAGCACATTGGCGTGAAAAGCTACGCCACGTGGCTAATTGATTACGTTATGGGTGCTTAATGCGGTGCGATTGGAATGTTCCCACAAATGGGAAACATTTGAGTTGAGATGCAGCAGGGTGTCTTGTACCCTTGTAGTAGTATAGAATGGGACAGAGACGTAATTGCGTGATTGAAGGTTGTTATTGTCCGATTGCCACCGGATGGATCAGCGCAACATGTAAGAACATATTGTTTGCAGCCACACTAATCGATATAAAAAAAGAGTTTTAAATCTGTTTGACAAGCAAACAGTTATTAATCACACAGCTGCATCAAGTCATTGATTGCGCAATTCGGTTGAAATTGCAGCATTTATTATGCAATTTTTGTAGGAGAAACATTTTGATATGTTGTATTAGAATTGCCAGTAGGCCAACCAGTCAAGACAGCTCGATGAGAGTTCTAGAAACAGTTAACGAAGGGTGTACCTCAGGATGAGGATAAAGGAACCTTAAGAGGAAAAGATAAGTGACCTAGCTTAAcctaacaaataaattaaccgCATGAATATCGTTCTAAACCTTCGGTTTGCGATTTCGCAATCGTGTAATTATTTGTTCCGCCCTTCTGCGTCCAACACCTATTCTATTTGCACGTTCAGCTGTAACCCTCTTGAAGGTTAACCAAATCGATCAAATCATCGGAATAAATAAgcaaattgattaattttcataTCTCGCCGATCAGCTCTATCGAAGTGTAACGCGGTTGGGAAATCATTGCAGTGCAATTAGTTGCAAGGGATATTTGTTTCCTTCTGTATGTGTGATTATTCTTGTGCAACGTTTAGAACGATCCTTCCGTAGGTGTAAGCGCATCATTGAACCGGAACTAATTTCTACACAGCGTCAGCTTGAGTTGTGTTAGGGACTGTGGGGCCGGCTGCCGTTAAGTGATTCACAGTGCAAGCCCTTGCAAGggctttttttgcaaatcatgCTATCGATGGCCGGCACAGACAGCGCAGACAAAGTGGGGCGGTATCGGGGGGGGGACGAACGAGCACAGCGACGAAGCGAGgaattgcaaatatttgaaaatggcGTTATCATTTGCAGATGCACCACTTGTGTGAGGAAtttatttgcatgtttttttttaatgtaagaTAATGGAAAACTTCCGTCTCTGGTGTATGATGCAATTAATAACGACGTTAATGCAACAAAGCGCAACTCCAAAGGCCCAAACCGTCGTCACGatcagtttgttttgtgagGCCTTTTTGTCTCCAGTGCTCGAACACAAACAGATTTACCAAGTGGTCAAGGTTTTCGCCGATCAATGCCATTGGGTcgtaagattcatgaatttacAACGGCCCAAGCGCGAGTACTGTGGCTTCCAACGATCGGCTCTGCTTTACTACACtgcgcagtttttttttcattcgccaCACTTTACTCCACAATCTATGATGGCCTATGATCGGACAGCGGTACAGTAATGCTGTTGTAGGCCGACGATGCTAACCAACAAAGCCCAGGGGTTGAagcgtctgttgtggccggTGTTCATTCTACAATTTGTGCCATGGAGAATCGGCACTTGATGAATAAAGATTAACCTTACGGTTAAATTTGAGGCGTGCATCGCATGTACCGCAAACCGTACGATTGGCAACGGGCCAGCCCGGTTCTTCTTGGCAGCACAAAGTTAGGACTTATTCCAAAGGTTCGAATTGTCGTGTATCGCCAATCGGTGGTGGTGACACGACACGACGTAATGGCCGAAACACTCTGTCACCACTTACCTTCTGGGCATCCCGGAACGCGTTCAGCTGATTTTCGGCCGGATTGCGCGACATCTTTGATgagttttgcttgttttcacTGTCACAACACTGGAACAACCCACTAGAAGGCACAATAGTACAGCGCGTAGCACAACACTTGGCACAACCGAATCGTTTGCCGAGACAGAAACAATTGAAGGTAAATAACCGGATTGTTGACTTATTTTTATAGAGAGTCGAAAGCTAGTGATGTACCGCACGAGCTGAAATGAAAGCTCCGGAACGGTACGTTCCGAACGTGCAAAGCACTATCCGCTCCATAATACAGGGTAGCTAGATGATTGTTTTGCGTGTCAAATGTTTCGTGAACAattgtttttctgtgtttggGAATATAATTATAtgttatttctttcctttgAAGTACCATTGAAACAAAGGTTTTTCAAGTCACGGTGTTTACAATATCGCAAATTACAAGCATGAATAATTCAGCAATAAAATTCCATTGCTTTCGCTCAATATGCATCAAAGTACTATCCAAAAACCATTTAAATTTCCTTTACAAACATTACTGTTTCGTTGTATATTGCAgcttttgtttcaataaatCCTGGATGAATTGTTAATAGTGATGGCAATACTGATCAACCATACTGGATGACAATGACGGATCACGCGACCATTCGAAACACCAGTGAAAAAGCATCACCAAATCACATCGCTAGGCCAGCTGTCAAAGTGACACCAAAACAAAGATTATACAATTTCGgtcgttcgtttcgttggttGCTGCAGGTTACCGGTAGAAAGGCATCGGGATTTAATCGTGCAAGTAATCTACAAAACTTCGAGTGTGCAATGCATTCCCTGCGAATGGCACTGCCGCGGTTCGTTCGCGTAATGCCAAACTGCAACTCGGTCCGGACACAATTGGTCGTAAGTTTCGCTAACCGTTCCTGTGCGTTCCAACAACGATACGATACAGTGACACCCGTCCGGACACTGTTCTCGACAACAACACGTGCCGCTAGTGTTCCGGATTCTGCGAAATCCGCCAAAGAAGATAATTTGGCCGACAGAGTATACTACGGAAGTCTCACACCACAAATACGTGCCGTGAAGGTGTTTTCACTGGCCACCAGCATAGGCGGTATCGTTGCGCAACCAATTCTACTCGAGCAAGCTAGCAAAGTAGGCGGCATGCCAATGATAGTGGCCGTTTGTGGATTTGCCGGATTTTTCACCTTCGTCACACCGATACTGTTGCATTTGGTCACTAAGCGATACATTACAGACCTACACTATGATCCTACGAATCAACAATACACGGCCACCACGATTACGTTTTTCCTACAGCGGGAAAAGGTAAAGTATAcagaaatgattgaaaatgtaatgttttctatgctaaatggaacatttttcgTTTTAGACACAATTTAAGGTGGAGGATGTTACCGTACCGGAAGTGGGTGGATTATTTACGACATTTTTAGTGAAAAACAAAGCCTTTTTTGTCGACCCGCAACTATTTCCTGACCCCACGCACTACATCAAAATAATGGGATACGACAAACCGATCGATTTTAAGTTTGAAGAGGCCCGGGAACCCAgtgatggtgaaaataagacaaaaaaagatCGATAAGgttaaataaaacgaagcTAATGATTACTATTTAACTACAATTGCTGTGATAGCGGTTTAGATTTGTGTGATTAGTTTAGTCTattgagaagaaaatattataatgCGAGTTTTCTCTACAAATTTGTGAGCAAAGTATTGCGCCAAGAGTTAAATGTTTCATCCTGTCATACAAAATTGCTCtaatgtaaaattaatcatcCAATATCATAATTATGTcagaatatttgaatattttcttgATTAGTTGGTTGTGATGTGTTATTGAGTTAAAACGAcatcattgaaataataatttctacCCCGAGTAGATAGAATTTGCTTTATACTATATGAAGTACTTGATTGATCATTAAATCGATATTGCATTTAGTAGCAtgaagtagtagtaatagcagtAGTAGTTTAGTAGTAGGAACGAAGATTAGCATGATAAAAACAATATCACCAAAGATTAAACTTTTATTACATCAGTATAGCTGTCGAATGCAAATAGAAAACTTAACAATTTACTTACGTTGCAAATACTTATTTCATCTAAAGTTTTCACGGTTCGGCACAGGAGAAGATTGGACAGCTTGTTTAAAtacaaacaatgttttttgtttttattaacatgtTATTTTTAAGTTCCTTGTTTCCTgtctcttcttttcttttaatgtGGCGCACATTTGCAACCTATTGTGACAAATTTTGCTGTATCGTGTTGGGTTTTTTCTGGGtcgtacatttatttttatgttcccTTCACTTCTCCATACCGTTTGTGGATGGGTATTGCAGAACAGGGaacatttttgccatttcctATACCGTTAGACAGTGTTTTAATAGTTTGAATTTTGGATTGGAATCGTGTAGTCAATGGTTATACTACGACACTACAATGTCTGTTAGCTGACTGATCATATCTAGTTGGAAATAGTTCCGCCGGTTGTcccgttttgttgcttttttgttcgaGGTGTATCTTTTACGGGACATTGCATTCTTTTTCCCCGTTTACTATTTTACTGTTGAGTGAGGACCGAAATAAAGAGGTCTTGTTTGGAATTGTTTAGCACTGGCACCACTATTGGCTACTTTTATATTTTGTGTAACGTACTTCTCAATAATatttgatcgttttgctttaGCTTCTGCGCCCTGCAGCAAGTAACTTTGCAAACGGAGCGCTTCACGCCACACACCACCTATTTATATCTATATTTGTTTGCTCTCGGTTTCAATCGATCATAGCTGCGTTTCTTTACAATTCTTTTAACAGAAACATTCATTCTATCAGACACAACGATGGTTTAACCTTTTACCGTCCTGGGCTTGCACCGGTTTCTGTCAcacatttataatttatatatatataactaTTTACCTACAATATACCTTACATTTGCATGCATCAGTGTCTCGATTGGGTTCATTTTGTCTGTGTCATCACCATTGGCTGCGCTCATTTGTTGTTACcgtaataattataattaaaagttgCTACTATTAGTTTTctgtttgagttttgtttccttccattcACCGTGCACAATTCGTGTAGGGCAGTTGATtcgatttgttcttttttcctatGAGATGCTGTGTTGgcatttagttttgtttttagttaatcgtgtttgtttttttttcttcatttgcttaGAAGTACTACGAGCCCTGCGTTTTtcggtttgttattttttgtgtttgtgtaaaaatttgcttttaattttgatcacctttttgtttgtttgttgttgtatttcatGTCTTTTTtctcatctctctctctctctcttcctttcgCCTTCCCTATCAGAGCTTCGTGTTTGGTTCACGTGCTATCCTAGTCATAATTGTACAAATTGGCCGAAAAAGATATGCCGAAATTTTTGCTGTATGGCGTGTATGTTGCGGGATCGATGTACTATCGGGTAATGCGTTTATTTCCTCTATGGTTGTTGAATTAGTAGCTGAACGTTGGCGAGAAATAATTGCTCTTTAAATTACGAGTTAGAATACAAAGAatcataattgaattttatttgttttcaaataacCATACGTTTggtaaatgatttaatttttcatcgctTTAGCGTTTGGTTTTGAACacttgcattaaaaaaactgaacaaCAATTCGCTTAAAAATTATCACGAAGTATTTAACTAAGCATTcagttattttcatttcaattcattGCCATTTATCAACCTGATTTTCCGGATTTGTAAACCAATCAAAAGCACGTATTTATAATTAAACGTACGAATCTCAAAGGCGATTGTAATTTTCCGTTAGATTTTTTAACACACTTTTGCACATGGTGATGTCTGATGCTCGATTACTGATGGGACGCTTTTGTGGGAATTGTATAATTACCGTCCGGTGGACGATGCTATGAGTATAAGTTGTATCGCTTTAAATATGAGTTGTCTGCAGTTGTGTTTGCATTACACCTTCAATCTAACATACTGAATTGCTGTGAATaggctgtttgctgttttgctcaTCAATAAATTCGTACAGTTCGATGTTTGGCCTTCTAACGCTTAACTACCACTGGGGTCACACTGAGTCTGATTTGGCTACGATTGGAGGAGGATATTAAACTAACTGTATCTTATATAACGGCgtagtttgtttggtttattttgtgCATGAGCCTTCTTCCGTATGCTCCGTGATGATTCAATGTCCACCGCATAGGCGCAGAGACATTAGTGTGCTTCTTCTAGCAGTGTATGCCTGTGCCACCACGACTAATCGACGTATAAATTCCTGACTCTCGAAAGGTATGTTACCATCatagtagaaaataaaaaactcaAAAATCCATACACAATACACACCAACCCTCCCCAGGTAGAACGGAGAAAAATCGCAAACCGTTCCAGTCAGACTCCACTAACTGATTGATTTAGGcagagcagaagaaaaagcaatCAACCTGCTTCCGGTGTAATGTACAAGAAAAAATCGTTTATCTATAAACATTTAAGTAGCAAAATGTAGCACTAAATAATACTGTTCCATTGTTTTTTCTACTGTTCCAATCGGAATCGTTGGCACAATAGACtctaagtttaaaaaaaaacaataacataataataatatgtttaaaaaatttacaaacaGGTATCAGTACAACCGGATATGGGCGTTTGTTCTACATTTTTGTTAgcttttacgtgtaaaacaGTACTCGTTCTTGGATTTTTTGCAAATGTATATTTTAAACTAGTTACCGTTTCTATTATGTTTGAGTAAAGAGCATAAACGAAACACGTGTCGTGTGAATTTTTGATCTACTTCTAACGTTTACACGTATTTCTCCAGTGCTCCACAGTCTCAGAGCCAATACGAGATCGAGGCTTCCCGGTAGTCATTTGCTGTcagatggattttttttt
This Anopheles marshallii chromosome 3, idAnoMarsDA_429_01, whole genome shotgun sequence DNA region includes the following protein-coding sequences:
- the LOC128714062 gene encoding transmembrane protein 70 homolog, mitochondrial produces the protein MHSLRMALPRFVRVMPNCNSVRTQLVVSFANRSCAFQQRYDTVTPVRTLFSTTTRAASVPDSAKSAKEDNLADRVYYGSLTPQIRAVKVFSLATSIGGIVAQPILLEQASKVGGMPMIVAVCGFAGFFTFVTPILLHLVTKRYITDLHYDPTNQQYTATTITFFLQREKTQFKVEDVTVPEVGGLFTTFLVKNKAFFVDPQLFPDPTHYIKIMGYDKPIDFKFEEAREPSDGENKTKKDR